From Microbacterium invictum, the proteins below share one genomic window:
- a CDS encoding tellurite resistance/C4-dicarboxylate transporter family protein, whose translation MSTATRDAAPAPTLTGRIDDAIRGLTPGYFALVMATGIVSVALRTNGWMFVSTVLLDIAAVAYVLLIVLNLVRIVRHRDAMAADFADPARAFGFFTFVAATCVLGSRISAEGFHDISLWLLLVAAVAWILLGYTVPWTAVLGQSDHTALQTANGTWFIWAVASQSIAVLAATLEAEFEVGRNAMALLAVFSWSVGTFLYCAVGVFVGVRMLAYPFRPADLTPPYWVAMGATAITVVAGARIVAMADAPMVDATRGLIAGAAVFFWAFGTWLIPPLIVAGYWRHVRHRYPLRYEATLWSIIFPLGMYGVGSQFLGEVDGLPIVHAIGYVESWIAFAAWTLTFVVMLVHLWRGVLRTPRQR comes from the coding sequence ATGTCGACTGCGACACGCGACGCCGCGCCCGCTCCCACGCTGACGGGTCGCATCGACGACGCGATCCGCGGCCTGACCCCGGGGTATTTCGCCCTGGTCATGGCGACGGGCATCGTGTCGGTCGCGCTGCGCACGAACGGCTGGATGTTCGTCTCGACGGTACTGCTCGACATCGCCGCGGTGGCCTACGTGCTGCTGATCGTGCTGAATCTCGTGCGCATCGTGCGCCATCGGGACGCGATGGCCGCCGACTTCGCGGATCCCGCCCGAGCGTTCGGCTTCTTCACCTTCGTCGCCGCGACCTGCGTACTGGGCAGCCGGATCAGTGCCGAGGGGTTCCACGACATCTCCCTATGGCTGCTGCTGGTCGCGGCGGTCGCCTGGATCCTGCTGGGCTACACGGTGCCGTGGACGGCGGTGCTCGGCCAGTCCGATCACACCGCACTCCAGACCGCGAACGGCACGTGGTTCATCTGGGCGGTGGCCAGTCAGTCGATCGCGGTGCTGGCCGCGACGCTCGAGGCCGAGTTCGAGGTCGGCCGCAACGCGATGGCGCTGCTGGCCGTCTTCTCGTGGTCGGTCGGCACGTTCCTGTACTGCGCCGTCGGCGTGTTCGTCGGGGTGCGGATGCTCGCCTATCCCTTCCGCCCCGCCGATCTGACGCCGCCGTACTGGGTGGCGATGGGCGCGACCGCCATCACCGTCGTCGCAGGTGCCCGGATCGTCGCGATGGCCGACGCCCCCATGGTCGACGCGACGCGAGGTCTCATCGCGGGCGCGGCCGTGTTCTTCTGGGCGTTCGGAACGTGGCTGATTCCCCCGCTCATCGTCGCCGGGTACTGGCGGCACGTGCGTCACCGCTACCCGCTGCGCTACGAGGCGACGCTGTGGAGCATCATCTTCCCACTGGGCATGTACGGCGTCGGCTCGCAGTTCCTCGGCGAGGTCGACGGCCTGCCGATCGTCCACGCGATCGGCTACGTGGAGAGCTGGATCGCGTTCGCGGCGTGGACCCTCACCTTCGTGGTCATGCTCGTCCACCTGTGGCGGGGCGTGCTGCGGACTCCACGTCAGCGCTGA